GTAGAACTCCGAAAACGCACATGTCCTACCAACCCAGCCACATACGCTTTTCACTCCCCGAATGGCTGGAGAGCTATTGCGGCACTTACCAGCCGTCAGCTTCGCTCGAAGCGCGGATGCGGTTTGTCGTCGGGGCGTCGCGGAAAAGTGTCGAGGAGGTGAGCGGCGGGCCGTTTGCGGCTGCGGTGTTTGAGATCGAGTCGGGAAGGCTTGTCTCGCTTGGCGTCAATCTGGTGCTCACTCAGAACTCATCAATCCTCCATGCTGAAATGGTCGCCATTGTGCTCGCGCAAATGAAACTCGGCGCGTACGATCTTGGCGGCTTCGGTATGCCTGCGCATGAGCTGGTGACGAGCACCGAGCCGTGCGTGATGTGTTTCGGCGCAGTACTCTGGTCGGGCGTTCGGCACCTGGCGACCGGGGCGCTTTCCGAGGATGCTCGGGCAATTGGATTCGACGAGGGGCCAAAACCGGAAAAATGGATAGAGGAACTCGAAGCCCGAGGCATTCGCGTTACCACCGGTGTGGAGCGGGATACGGCTCGCGATGTGTTGCAGCTCTACGCTCGCATGGGCGGACAGATTTATAACGCCCGAAAAGGCTGACGGCGGGCGCAGTATGCCAGACAAGCGATTCCGCGGGTATTGAGCAGAAAAGCATTTTAGCAGAAGTTTGCCGGATTTGGAAGGGATATTGTCCCCGATGGGCATTGATCGGGCAGGCCTTGATTCGGTATCGGGACGGTCTCAAAACCGTCCCGACATAAATGAGTTATCTTTTCATTCTCAATTCTCAACTGCCTTTCGCGGCCATCTCCTCGAAGAACTCGCGCAGGCGGTGCGTGCCGTACTGCGGGGCCACGGTATCGTTCTTGCTGACCGTGGCGGCGAAGAGCGCTATGTCGTGGATGTCCCGGTTGATGACGCCCGTGACGGCGGCAATACCGTCGGCCAGCCATGTCGGCAGCTCGATGTTGAATGGCTGTTTTTTGACCACGTCGGCGGCCATCATGGCTACCTGCCTGTAGGTGAAAATC
The nucleotide sequence above comes from Chlorobaculum tepidum TLS. Encoded proteins:
- a CDS encoding nucleoside deaminase, whose product is MSYQPSHIRFSLPEWLESYCGTYQPSASLEARMRFVVGASRKSVEEVSGGPFAAAVFEIESGRLVSLGVNLVLTQNSSILHAEMVAIVLAQMKLGAYDLGGFGMPAHELVTSTEPCVMCFGAVLWSGVRHLATGALSEDARAIGFDEGPKPEKWIEELEARGIRVTTGVERDTARDVLQLYARMGGQIYNARKG